The DNA window GCTGCACTTCGCCGGTCCGCGGGGCATCCTCTACGTGCTGGCCTTCAGCGTCTCGGCGGCGGTCCTGCTCTGGCAGGTCGCGTCCCCGCGGCGCCGGGACCAGCTCGAAGGGGAGTGGCGCCCGGACGCCGCGGGCGCGGCGGTGCGGGGCCGTCCCGCCGCGCCGCCGACTTCCGGGGCGGCGCGAACGATGCTTGCGCTGCTGGTCGCCTTCGTCATTCTGCGCTCCTGGGTCTCCGTCGGTCAATCGAGCTTCATCCCGCTGTACTTCACGGGCGTCCGCCATCTGACGCCGACGTACGCCGGCATTATGGTAAGCCTCTTTCTCGGCGCCGGCTCGATCGGGACGCTGCTCGGCGCCATCGCCGCCGACCGGTGGGGACGCCGCCGGATGCTGATCGTGTCGATGATCGTCCTGCCGCCGCTGTTGTGGGTGATGCCGCGGGCGGTGGGCCCGGTCGCGATGGCCGCGGCGCTCGTGGCCGGCATGGCCGCGGTGAGTACGTTCGTCGTCGTCATGGTGATGGCCCAGGCGGTGATCCCGGAGCGCATCGGCCTGATCTCCGGACTCATCATCGGCTTCGCCGTCGGCACCGGCGGCGTCGGCACCACGTTTCTCGGCGTCATCGCCGACCACTGGGGCGTGCTCCGCGCGCTGGACATGACGGCGCTGCTGCCGCTCCCGGCGCTGGTCATCGCCCTGCTCCTGCCGCCGGACCCGCCGGGAGAGCGGAACCACGGCGCCGAACCCGCGCGTAGTTCGAGGAGCGGCGTCCACGCGGACGTTGCGGGAGGTCAATGATGAACAACGAGAACGCGATGGAACCACAGTGGGGGCGCCGGCGCTTCCTCAGGCAGTTGCTGGCCGCTGCCGGGGCGGTCGAGGCCGCGCGACTCGCGGCGACCCCGCCGCGGCGCGCGTGGGGAGCCGCCGCGCCGCCTCCCCCCCCGGGCTCACCGCCAAACAAGGGCGGCGACTCCGGCATCACCGTCCGGCCGGACGACCCGGCGATCAGCGCGGGCGCGGTGGAGTTCCCCGGACTCATCACGCCGCTTCTGGGGTACGTCGCCGCGCCGGCCGGCGGCGAGACCTACCCCGGCATCCTCCTGATCCACGATGCCGACGGCCTCGCGGAGCACGTCCGCGACGTGGCGCGCCGGCTCGCGAGGGTCGGCTACGTCGCGCTCGTGCCCGATCTCCTGTCGCGGCAGGGGGGCACCGCGAAGGTCGGGGCCGTGGCCCAGGTCGTGCAGGCGATGTCGCGGCTGTCGGTCGCGCAGTTCATCCAGGACGCCAATACCGCCGTGCGCTACCTCGAAGACCATCCCCTCGTCTCCAAGAGCCGCGTCGGCATGCTCGCGTTCGGACTCGGCGGCATCTTCTCGTGGTATCTGCTGACGCAGAACGCCGACCTCAAGGCGGCCGCCATCTTGTACGGCAGGGTCCCGAGTTCCGAGTTGTGGCCGCACTTCTCTGCTGCGATCCTCGCGATCTACGCGGCCAACGACGATCACGACGCGGGCGATCTCACCGATCTGGATGCGCAGATGAAAAAGGCCGGCCGGGCCTGGGGGTACAAGGTCGAGCCCAAAGCGGGCGCCGGTTTTTTCGAC is part of the bacterium genome and encodes:
- a CDS encoding MFS transporter, with amino-acid sequence MNRRVLAQLSYGHFATDLSQGALPALLPLFKSQYHLSYTEVGIVVLIANISSSVIQPAFGVLSDRVRMRWLMPLGALMAGTGIVLAVTASHFAVMIAMIFLCGLGVAAFHPEGYKFAGLASGAGRATGMSYFSVGGNLGFGFGPAAASVALHFAGPRGILYVLAFSVSAAVLLWQVASPRRRDQLEGEWRPDAAGAAVRGRPAAPPTSGAARTMLALLVAFVILRSWVSVGQSSFIPLYFTGVRHLTPTYAGIMVSLFLGAGSIGTLLGAIAADRWGRRRMLIVSMIVLPPLLWVMPRAVGPVAMAAALVAGMAAVSTFVVVMVMAQAVIPERIGLISGLIIGFAVGTGGVGTTFLGVIADHWGVLRALDMTALLPLPALVIALLLPPDPPGERNHGAEPARSSRSGVHADVAGGQ
- a CDS encoding dienelactone hydrolase family protein yields the protein MNNENAMEPQWGRRRFLRQLLAAAGAVEAARLAATPPRRAWGAAAPPPPPGSPPNKGGDSGITVRPDDPAISAGAVEFPGLITPLLGYVAAPAGGETYPGILLIHDADGLAEHVRDVARRLARVGYVALVPDLLSRQGGTAKVGAVAQVVQAMSRLSVAQFIQDANTAVRYLEDHPLVSKSRVGMLAFGLGGIFSWYLLTQNADLKAAAILYGRVPSSELWPHFSAAILAIYAANDDHDAGDLTDLDAQMKKAGRAWGYKVEPKAGAGFFDDTRKTYVPDAAKDAWKMTLDWYQHNLTA